DNA sequence from the Pseudophryne corroboree isolate aPseCor3 chromosome 6, aPseCor3.hap2, whole genome shotgun sequence genome:
gcgcatgcgtatgcgtcgtactggtacaaagcggatcgtagctgggcgatggttttaacgaagaatccattcgcacagccgatcgcaaggagattgacaggaagagggcgtttgtgggtgtcaactgaccgttttttgggagtgtttggaaaaacgcaggcgtgtccaagcgtttgcagggcgggtgtctgacgtcaattccgggactaaaaagactgaagtgatcgcaagggttgagtaagtccagacatactcagaaactgcaaaaaaacgttttcgtcTCGCTCGGCtggacacgcgttcgcacacttgcaaagcgaaaatacactcccctataggcggcgactatctgatcgcagcgctgcaaaaaatagctagagagcgattaactcggaatgagggcctttgtgcgcaCTAAGCGCCAAATTCAAGGATGATTGCAAAAcagcattttcctctaatgggtaaaaccatatgaggggcaggtggggtagatgtaacatgtgcagagagagttagatttggatggggtgtgttcaagctgaaatctaaattgcagtgtaataataaagcagccagtatttaccctgcacagaaacaatataacccacccaaatctaactctctctgcacatgttacatctgccccacctgcagtgcacatggtttcaccCATTAgaaaaaaatgttgttttgcaatcaaccttgaattaggtcctaAGTACTGGGTACCCATTACTTGTCATGCCCAAAAGCACCAAAAACACTTTGCGCGACTCAACCCGTAGAAAGTATTAGTTGGGGACTTTTCCAAGATTTCTGCTCACTACCTCGTGAGGTgccttttaataataataataataataataatataaataatattaataaaaataatatataactcTGCATGTCAATACAATGCTTTTGGTGTATGTGATTTTTGCTTACATTTGGTGCACAATTATGTCTATAAACAGAGCCAGTATTGGGTAACGTTACTAGACGACCTTTCAGATTCCATTGATTACTTGGTATATTTTGCGCCCCTTTAAATGCCGCTTTCTGGCCGCCATGAGCCTGTGAGATTTGCTGAAGAGGCTCTGTACTGTATGGACCTGAAATTTCTAGCACGCCTGCATCAGGCAAGAATGCTGCAACACCTATGGAATTGGCATTctggtacatgtagttccacagcagccacAAGTCCGCAGAACCACATATATATCTCGAGTCTGCCACCTACACCCCCCTTGGCACCTCCTTTAGTCTTTTCTCAATCATTTCCAGCCTGTGCCAATCTCTCCTCTCCCAGAGACCCAGCGATTGCACAAAAAACCCTcacagactgcaacaggcagccaatAAAAATCTGCAGAGAGAAGGTGGGGGAGACACTGCCTTGTGTCCCGGTGGTCCAGACTGGCTGACCCCTAGGGCTGGGCGACCCATTACAGTATATATGAGCATGCAGTGGAGCGACACGTCCTCTGCTACTACAGCCTCCCCTTATCTCCCTACCCTGTGTCTTGTGAGTGCCCTCTTACTGTGCTCCTCACTATCAGCCCCGCAGACCCCTCTTCCAAAAATAATGTGGGTCCAGTTTGCCCCCCTCAAGATCCCAATGAGCAGGAGGCTGCAGACGGCCGCTGTTTTACAGTGGACAGTGTCGTTCCTGGCGATGGGTAAGTTCTGCAGCATATTGCTCCTCTTTGCACTGTCTGCAgattatttaaaaaataattttgTGGGAGATGTATTTTTTTAAAGCTCGGAGAGAgaaaaagcaccaaccaatcagctcctagctgtcattttacaggctgtgtttggccaGGGCAGGCGGCTTCGCCTTGGAAAAGGAAATGCAAGTAGGACTTATTAATAAATAATATCCCCATGTAAAATATAAGGATACATTAGTCGCTGCCAGCCAAGAAGAGCTAATACACTGCTGTGTATCTCTCAGTAAGACTCGGTAATAAAGGGAACGGAAAATGCATCCATTTAATATTCACCTGCATTTGTGCTAATTAATGACGGATTAGTTTTATTGATGTATGATTTTATTTGATTTATTGGTGAACATTAAATAGATATATTACCCAACGTTCCTGCGCGGCATCCTGCCTCAGTTAATAGTTCTTTCTTGTATTGCGGTGTCCCTTGGCAACCAGCGTAAACAAATTCAAACAGCCCCAGCCAGGCCATGCTTTCTCATATAGACAAAGTGCAGCTATAACATTCTATGTAATAATAATACAATCTTGCCAGTACTATTCCATGGGGATTGCCGTTACCTTTGTACTATGCTTGCGTGGCTTAATGCCAGCTAATAATGTATGTCTTTTTTACTCCATTATTTGCATGTGGTAATGTCCTAAGAAAGACACGCAGATGAAGTAGTCTTTATTGTAACATTCCGTTTATTTGCAATAAGtctttaaacatcctagtgatatttggtggacccctttctttgaaagtaaagcattcataaccaagaaccagacttgaattttggcagaaaattgctagctatttatttgtccctatccattaggaaacctgtaataaagaaattaatttaatatgccgctccagctggcatatggtggcggcccaaaagaacggctcaattaatctaaattaaccattaaataactaaccctataaatttactaaaacttaccataaaccggtaataggtgacaactcaacccccacagtgactacccaccgctcctgggtgccctgccgctgccttcccggacgggtggtcaagcgtccataagtcgatggaggtgagtgcacctaaaccacaccaaactgtaaaacactacagttttccctacaatacaaaactgccgttcttttccgccaataaatagccaacgaaaacagccaacaacttacagccaaagcaccacgtgccaaaatttccaactaccagggcgggagggtgggaaagcaaatcaccaagagacttaagatggcctcaccttccctatatataacaaaccctccccctaaagaaggctgtactttcctcacagctaggtccacccctccccagatgtttaactcttttctctcctatgctttCAATACTCTCTCCTATTAGGCATACCGTTATTTTACGTACGCTGTGATTATgatatactactgtgcagtgtgatgtgatgtCAATTTATAATGTACACTCAAGTCAACTCCACCTGTAGGtccacagtggtttttttttttcttctcctaaACTATTTTCCAGTAAAAGTGACAGCAgaatctccctctctccctccagcTCAGTGCTGCATCATTATATGCATCCTCCTGGTTTGCTCGCAATACTGGTCCCTGGTTCTTCTGTATACCGTCTGGCTGTATGTAGACTGGGACACCCCATCCCAAGGGGGTCGGAGGTCGGAGTGGGTGCGGAGGTGGACCGTGTGGAAGTACTTTGCTGATTACTTCCCGATCAAAGTGAGTACAACAGGATAGCCTGTAATACTTATGTTTTAAAAGCTCATACGTGGGAACCAATGAACAGTCAGCTTTTATCTGCCTAGACGATGACAGCAGGTGTCTCATAGGCTGTTCTGGTTTTAGCACTGATTTGCAGCAATCAGCAGCGTCAGTGTCTCTGGTGCTGTGGATCAGTGAAAGCTGATTTCTGAGTATTACACATTTGCCCTGAGTTAGTAAATATAGAATATTTATTTTCCAAGTTTCGGCATTGTACCGTATACTGTTGGTTATGTATATGTGTCTGGGGCAACCTGTAGGTCTACAGTTATTTTGTGGAGGATTAGTCAGACTTGTAGTTTTACAGCTGCGAGGAAGCGCCGGTTGCCTACCTCTGATGTAGAAGTGACTGCTCCCCATAAATCACATGTAGCAATACATGCTTTGGGCACTGTTGCTATGAGACAATGTGGGAAAATCCTTGAAGTTAGGAAATAAACTTATGTTCTATAACTGCCATGTCCTGTGATTGGCTTCTCTTGCAGCTGGTACGGACGGCCCCATTGGACCCAGGCTACAATTACATCTTTGGATTCCATCCTCATGGGGTTCTTGTGGTTGGTGCATTTGGGAATTTTTGCACAGAGGGAACAGGATTCTCCAGTCTCTTCCCAGGTATCACTCCCCATCTCCTGATGCTGCCAGCCTGGTTCCGGATCCCCTTCTTCCGGGAGTACATCATGAGTGGCAGTATGTATCTCTTCTTGTTATTCATCATCACTCTCCCTGTGATTtacactaaaggcccatatagacagaCCGAAgtgggagatatgtgtgctgagcgtgcggggggagacgggggggtggggggcgctcatttcacccagcgggtgaagtgagcgacctgctagattggcctgcacggcaggccaatctagcagcagcgatagcgatgcgcggagcagcgcatcgctatcgctgtagggggtacacggagcgataatgctgaaattctaagcaatctagtcagattgcttagaatatcgctccgtgagtaccccccttaacatttcCCTGATAGACAGAGACTTCCTGTGACTCTATTATACTTACTCTAACACTCACTctggctccctgtgaccctctcacactcactctggctccctgtgaccctctcacactcactctggctccctgtgaccctctcacactcactctggctccctgtgaccctcttacaATCACTCTGGCTCCCTGAGACTCTCTCACATTCACTCTGGTGCCCTGTGGCCCTCTTACAGTCACTctggctccctgtgaccctctcacactcactctggctccctgcgaccctctcacactcactctggctccctgtgaccctctcacactcactctggctccctgtgaccctctcacacttactctggctccctgtgaccctcttacaGTCTCTCTGGCTCCCTGTAACTCTCTCACACTCACTttggctccctgtgaccctctcaCACTCACTCTGGCTCCCTGTAACCCTCTCACACTCACTttggctccctgtgaccctctaacactcactctggctccctgtgactctctcacactcactctgcctccctgtgactctctcacactcactctggctccctgtgaccctcttacaGTCACTCTTGCTCCCTGTGACCCTGTTACAGTCACTatggctccctgtgaccctctcacactcactctggctccctgtgaccctcttacaATCACTCTGGCTCCCTGTGACTCTCTCACATTCACTCTGGCGCCCTGTGACCCTCTTACAGTCACTctggctccctgtgaccctctcacactcactctggctccctgcgaccctctcacactcactctggctccctgtgaccctctcacactcactctggctccctgtgaccctctcacactcactctggctccctgtgaccctctcacacttactctggctccctgtgaccctcttacaGTCTCTCTGGCTCCCTGTAACTCTCTCACACTCACTttggctccctgtgaccctctcaCACTCACTCTGGCCCCCTGTAACCCTCTCACACTCACTttggctccctgtgaccctctaacactcactctggctccctgtgactctctcacactcactctgcctccctgtgactctctcacactcactctggctccctgtgaccctcttacaGTCACTCTTGCTCCCTGTGACCCTGTTACAGTCACTatggctccctgtgaccctctcacactcactctggctccctgtgaccctcttacaATCACTCTGGCTCCCTGTGACTCTCTCACATTCACTCTGGCGCCCTGTGACCCTCTTACAGTCACTctggctccctgtgaccctctcacactcactctggctccctgcgaccctctcacactcactctggctccctgtgaccctctcaCACTCACActggctccctgtgaccctctcacactcactctggctccctgtgaccctctcacacttactctggctccctgtgaccctcttacaGTCTCTCTGGCTCCCTGTAACTCTCTCACACTCACTttggctccctgtgaccctctcaCACTCACTCTGGCCCCCTGTAACCCTCTCACACTCACTttggctccctgtgaccctctaacactcactctggctccctgtgactctctcacactcactctgcctccctgtgactctctcacactcactctggctccctgtgaccctcttacaGTCACTCTTGCTCCCTGTGACCCTGTTACAGTCACTatggctccctgtgaccctctcacactcactctggctccctgtgaccctcttacaATCACTCTGGCTCCCTGTGACTCTCTCACATTCACTCTGGCGCCCTGTGACCCTCTTACAGTCACTctggctccctgtgaccctctcacactcactctggctccctgcgaccctctcacactcactctggctccctgtgaccctctcacactcactctggctccctgtgaccctctcacactcactctggctccctgtgaccctctcacacttactctggctccctgtgaccctcttacaGTCTCTCTGGCTCCCTGTAACTCTCTCACACTCACTttggctccctgtgaccctctcaCACTCACTCTGGCCCCCTGTAACCCTCTCACACTCACTttggctccctgtgaccctctaACTCTCTCTCTGGCTCCCTGTGACTCTCTCACACTCACTCTGCCTCCCTGTGACTCTCTCACACTCACTctggctccctgtgaccctcttacaGTCACTCTTGCTCCCTGTGACCCTGTTACAGTCACTatggctccctgtgaccctctcacactcactctggctccctgtgaccctcttacaatcactctggctccctgtgaccctcttacaGTCACTCTGGCTCCCTGTGAACCTCTTACACTCACTctggctccctgtgaccctctcacacttactctggctccctgtgaccctcttacaGTCTCTCTGGCTCCCTGTAACTCTCTCACACTCACTttggctccctgtgaccctctcaCTCTCACTCTGGCTCCCTGTAACCCTCTCACACTCACTttggctccctgtgaccctctaacactcactctggctccctgtgactctctcacactcactctgcctccctgtgactctctcacactcactctggctccctgtgaccctcttacaGTCACTCTTGCTCCCTGTGAACCTGTTACAGTCACTatggctccctgtgaccctctcacactcactctggctccctgtgaccctcttacaATCACTCTGGCTCCCTGTGACTCTCTCACATTCACTCTGGCGCCCTGTGACCCTCTTACAGTCACTctggctccctgtgaccctctcacactcactctggctccctgcgaccctctcacactcactctggctccctgtgaccctctcacactcactctggctccctgtgaccatctcacactcactctggctccctgtgaccctctcacacttactctggctccctgtgaccctcttacaGTCTCTCTGGCTCCCTGTAACTCTCTCACACTCACTttggctccctgtgaccctctcaCACTCACTCTGGCCCCCTGTAACCCTCTCACACTCACTttggctccctgtgaccctctaACTCTCTCTCTGGCTCCCTGTGACTCTCTCACACTCACTCTGCCTCCCTGTGACTCTCTCACACTCACTctggctccctgtgaccctcttacaGTCACTCTTGCTCCCTGTGACCCTGTTACAGTCACTatggctccctgtgaccctctcacactcactctggctccctgtgaccctcttacaATCACTCTGGCTCCCTGTGACTCTCTCACATTCACTCTGGCGCCCTGTGACCCTCTTACAGTCACTctggctccctgtgaccctctcacactcactctggctccctgcgaccctctcacactcactctggctccctgtgaccctctcacactcactctggctccctgtgaccctctcacactcactctggctccctgtgaccctctcacacttactctggctccctgtgaccctcttacaTTCTCTCTGGCTCCCTGTAACTCTCTCACACTCACTttggctccctgtgaccctctcaCACTCACTCTGGCCCCCTGTAACCCTCTCACACTCACTttggctccctgtgaccctctaacactcactctggctccctgtgactctctcacactcactctgcctccctgtgactctctcacactcactctggctccctgtgaccctcttacaGTCACTCTTGCTCCCTGTGACCCTGTTACAGTCACTatggctccctgtgaccctctcacactcactctggctccctgtgaccctcttacaATCACTCTGGCTCCCTGTGACTCTCTCACATTCACTCTGGCGCCCTGTGACCCTCTTACAGTCACTctggctccctgtgaccctctcacactcactctggctccctgcgaccctctcacactcactctggctccctgtgaccctctcacactcactctggctccctgtgaccctctcacactcactctggctccctgtgaccctctcacacttactctggctccctgtgaccctcttacaGTCTCTCTGGCTCCCTGTAACTCTCTCACACTCACTttggctccctgtgaccctctcaCACTCACTCTGGCCCCCTGTAACCCTCTCACACTCACTttggctccctgtgaccctctaACTCTCTCTCTGGCTCCCTGTGACTCTCTCACACTCACTCTGCCTCCCTGTGACTCTCTCACACTCACTctggctccctgtgaccctcttacaGTCACTCTTGCTCCCTGTGACCCTGTTACAGTCACTatggctccctgtgaccctctcacactcactctggctccctgtgaccctcttacaatcactctggctccctgtgaccctcttacaGTCACTCTGGCTCCCTGTGAACCTCTTACACTCACTctggctccctgtgaccctctcacacttactctggctccctgtgaccctcttacaGTCTCTCTGGCTCCCTGTAACTCTCTCACACTCACTttggctccctgtgaccctctcaCTCTCACTCTGGCTCCCTGTAACCCTCTCACACTCACTttggctccctgtgaccctctaACACTCACTCTGGCTCCCTGTGACTCTCTCACACTCACTCTGCCTCCCTGtgactatctcacactcactctggCTCCTTGTGACCCTCTTACAGTCACTCTTGCTCCCTGTGACCCTGTTACAGTCACTatggctccctgtgaccctctcacactcactctagctccctgtgaccctcttacaATCACTCTGGCTCCCTGTGACTCTCTCACATTCACTCTGGCGCCCTGTGACCCTCTTACAGTCACTctggctccctgtgaccctctcacactcactctggctccctgcgaccctctcacactcactctggctccctgtgaccctctcacactcactctggctccctgtgaccctctcacactcactctggctccctgtgaccctctcacacttactctggctccctgtgaccctcttacaGTCTCTCTGGCTCCCTGTAACTCTCTCACACTCACTttggctccctgtgaccctctcaCACTCACTCTGGCCCCCTGTAACCCTCTCACACTCACTttggctccctgtgaccctctaactctctctctggctccctgtgaccctcttacaGTCACTCTTGCTACGTGTGACCCTGTTACAGTCACTatggctccctgtgaccctctcacactcactctggctccctgtgaccctcttacaatcactctggctccctgtgaccctcttacaGTCACTCTGGCTCCCTGTGAACCTCTTACACTCACTctggctccctgtgaccctctcacacttactctggctccctgtgaccctcttacaGTCTCTCTGGCTCCCTGTAACTCTCTCACACTCACTttggctccctgtgaccctctcactctcactctggctccatgtaaccctctcacacTCACTttggctccctgtgaccctctcaTACTCACTCTGGCTCCCTGTGACTCTCTCACACTCACTCTGCCTCCCTGTGACTCTCTCACACTCACTCTGGCTTCCTGTGACTCTCTCACACTCACTctggctccctgtgaccctctcacactcactctggctccctgtgaccctctcaCACTCACTCTGGCTCCCTGTGACTCTCTCACACTCACTCTGGCACTATGATCCTCTTACAGTCACTCTGGCTCCCTGTGACTCTGCACTTTAGCAAATATGCCCAATACTCTCTGGATCTCTGTTGCTCTCACTATCTCAACCTCTCTGGCTCCCCGTACCTGTCATACTAAAGTGAAAATGCTGTAAACCCCCTGTTTGTTCTTCTTCCCTTATAAggggagctgtcctttgcgatacctgctttaatacatcccgcccatactcTCCCTGGATCTCTGTTACTCTCTTacgctcaatctctctctctcttgctccttgtGACTCTCTCtggctcccgtctctctctc
Encoded proteins:
- the LOC134936033 gene encoding 2-acylglycerol O-acyltransferase 2-like, whose protein sequence is MSMQWSDTSSATTASPYLPTLCLVSALLLCSSLSAPQTPLPKIMWVQFAPLKIPMSRRLQTAAVLQWTVSFLAMAQCCIIICILLVCSQYWSLVLLYTVWLYVDWDTPSQGGRRSEWVRRWTVWKYFADYFPIKLVRTAPLDPGYNYIFGFHPHGVLVVGAFGNFCTEGTGFSSLFPGITPHLLMLPAWFRIPFFREYIMSGSLVSSDKGSASHLLSQKAGGQALVIAVGGPPEALDAKPGELTLRLLRRTGFIKLALTHGARLVPVLSFGENDLYYQVSNPPGSLLRTMQEKMQRIVGLAVPLFHGRGVFQYSWGLLPHRRPVYTVVGSPIPVVKSPSPSAEEISSLHSLYIKKLKELFEAHKTEYGIPKERQLVLC